From one Octopus bimaculoides isolate UCB-OBI-ISO-001 chromosome 1, ASM119413v2, whole genome shotgun sequence genomic stretch:
- the LOC106867900 gene encoding solute carrier family 52, riboflavin transporter, member 3-A has protein sequence MKFTCEKNSVIVHSLLCVFGIGSWIAINGIWVELPILVQNLPEKWDLPSYLSVVIQLANIGPITYTLISVFLPNILNEKKVILTLLIIGSSACMLLSFFWDKVTIIAGRQHSSALLLLEFFLALVDCTSSVAFFPFVANFQEKYLISYFIGEGLSGLLPSFVALGQGAKNIECRNISTTDVDNITTYKLYPQLMPPHFPVRDFFLFLFTMMLLSGISFTLLNTLSICKNEMVINEKTFVRKDSKMTPSQSQQTTTVELNDRDAFVSPCDCSEIGASGESVDHLYRGTNDRSENSDDGNNDLVCSRTKHISLSLFIYLIFLTTLLNALSNGVLPAIQSYACLPYGNYPYFLSVLLNIMANPITCFVAYFLPSTNVIAFSITTLLGLIFASYELTLAVLSPNPFFKNESSGPVILVVSWSLVAIFITYSKLSIATIFRRQGRKGMYWYGAVSQAGSAVGSIIMFILVNVLHLFTSADACAN, from the exons ATGAAATTTACTTGTGAAAAAAATTCTGTGATTGTCCATTCCTTACTTTGTGTCTTTGGAATTGGCTCTTGGATTGCCATTAATGGTATCTGGGTTGAGTTACCAATTCTTGTACAGAATTTACCTGAGAAATGGGATCTTCCTTCATATCTGTCTGTTGTCATCCAACTTGCAAATATTGGTCCAATAACTTACACCCTTATCAGTGTGTTTCTGCCAAATATTCTTAATGAAAAGAAAGTCATATTGACTCTTCTTATTATTGGCTCTTCAGCGTGTATGCTGTTATCATTCTTTTGGGATAAGGTTACAATCATTGCTGGAAGACAACACAGCTCTGCTTTGCTTTTACTAGAATTTTTTCTTGCTCTGGTTGACTGTACTTCATCAGTTGCTTTTTTCCCATTTGTTGCCAactttcaagaaaaatatttgattagTTATTTCATTGGGGAAGGCTTAAGTGGCCTTTTACCCAGCTTTGTTGCTTTGGGGCAGGGTGCTAAAAATATAGAATGTAGGAACATTTCCACAACTGATGTTGACAACATTACAACATACAAATTATATCCTCAATTGATGCCACCTCACTTTCCTGTTAgggatttctttctctttctcttcaccatGATGCTACTGTCTGGAATCTCGTTCACATTACTAAATACTCTTTCAATTTGTAAGAATGAAATGGTAATTAACGAGAAAACCTTCGTACGCAAAGACTCTAAAATGACTCCATCTCAAAGTCAACAGACCACGACTGTAGAGCTGAATGACAGGGATGCTTTTGTTTCACCTTGTGACTGCAGTGAAATTGGTGCTTCTGGGGAATCAGTGGATCATCTTTATAGAGGTACCAACGACAGAAGTGAAAATTCTGATGATGGAAATAATGACTTAGTTTGTAGTCGCACCAagcatatttctctctcactcttcatctATCTTATATTTCTAACAACATTACTGAATGCCCTCTCAAATGGTGTTCTTCCTGCCATACAGTCATATGCTTGTCTGCCCTATGGTAACTATCCTTATTTTTTGTCTGTGTTGCTGAACATCATGGCAAATCCAATTACTTGTTTTGTGGCATATTTCTTACCCAGCACCAACGTAATTGCTTTTTCCATTACGACCTTATTGGGTTTGATCTTTGCCTCATATGAACTAACTTTGGCTGTTTTAAGTCCAAACCCATTTTTTAAGAATGAAAGTTCTGGACCTGTTATATTG GTTGTATCATGGAGCCTTGTTGCAATATTTATAACCTACTCAAAACTATCCATTGCAACAATCTTTCGCAGACAAGGCAGGAAAGGTATGTATTGGTATGGTGCTGTATCTCAAGCAGGTTCAGCTGTAGGTtctataataatgtttattttagtgaATGTTTTACATCTGTTTACCTCTGCTGATGCATGTGCTAACtag